From the genome of Candidatus Ruthia magnifica str. Cm (Calyptogena magnifica):
GTAAAATTACCAATGCTATTTTTGTGAGTAATCATATACAAAAGCCCGCCATTCAAGAATGTATTCGTTGTGGTAAATGTTCAGAAGTTTGTCCTGTGAAACTACTTCCTCAGCAACTTTATTGGCATACTAAGAGTGAGAATATTGAGAAAGCTTTAAATTATAATTTAGCTGACTGTATTGAGTGTGCTTGTTGTGATTATGTATGTCCAAGCCACATATCACTAGCAAACTATTTTTCTTTTGCTAAGACACTTAACAAACAACAAACTCGTGAACAGGATAGAATTAACATTGCTAGAGAAAGATTTGAGTTTAGGGAATATCGTCTAGAGCGCAATAAGCTTGAGCGTGCTCAAATGATGGTAGATAAAAAAAAAGCCTTAAAAGAAAAAATGGTAAAAGATCAGTCTCAAAAACAAAAAATTGCTGAGGCAGTGCAGCGAGTACAACAAACAAAGAATAAAAAATGATGACACCAATATTTAGTTCAACTTCATGGATGATGCGTCAAGTAATTTATGCTTTAGTATTAGGTGTGATGGTAGCTTATTATTTCTTTGGTTGGGGTATTTTGTTGCAAATAGCGCTGGGAGCGGTAACAGCTATTGTAGTTGAATCAGTATTTATAGCACTTAGAAATCGTGATATTATCAACTCAATTAGTGATGGCTCGGCAGTACTCACAGGAATTTTACTAGCCATTTCTATTCCTAGTATTGCACCATGGTGGGTGATTGTGATGGGTGTGAGTTTTGCGATTATTTTTGGTAAGCAGTTGTATGGCGGGTTGGGTAATAATTTATTTAATCCTGCCATGCTAGGCTACGTATTTTTATTGATTTCTTATCCGCTACAAATGAGCACTTGGCAGGTTGATTTTTTAAGTTTTACTCAAGCTTTAAAAGTGATATTTGATTTAAGCAATATTGATGTAATTAGTGGTGCAACAAAATTGGATGAGGTAAAAAACGGTTTGTCACTCGTAGGCTCAATTCAACAATTGGAATTACATTCACCCTCTCAAGCATGGATTAATGTAGGGTTTTTATTTGGTGGTTTGTATTTATTTTTAAAAAAAGTTATTTTTTGGCAAATTCCAGTGGCTTTTTTAGTAGGCATTGTAATTAGTTCAATATTATTGTTTGTTGGCAATACTGATTTATACTTGCCCACTCAGAATCATCTTATGCTTGGTGGTACGATGTTAGGCGCATTTTTTATTGCAACCGATCCAGTGTCTGCCAGCACCACACCTAAAGGCAGAATAATTTATGGCTTTTTGATAGGCGTGTTAATTGTTATCATCCGTACTTTTGGCGGCTATCCTGATGGTGTCGCCTTTGCGGTATTATTAATAAACATGACTGTACCACTTATTGATAGCTTTACGCAACCCAAGGTGTTTGGACGATAATGTTACATGCTATTTTAAAATCAGGAGCTTTGTTGTTTGTATTTACGGTGGTGAGTGTATTTTTTGTCTCACTTACACAAACTAACACCAAAGATGTGATTACTTATAATGAAAAGCAATTATTAATTCAACGTTTGGGTGAGTTAGTTAGTGATTATAGTAATGATATATTGGCAGATCAATACACTAAAACGCTTAAATTACATAATGTAACACAAGTTGTTAATATTTATCCAGCAAAAAAGAATCATAAAATATTTTCCTATTTAATTGAACACACCTACCCAAATGGATATAATGGTGATATCCGTCTATTAACAGGCGTTGGTGTTGACAAAAAACTCCTAGGTGTTCGTGTTATAATACATAAAGAAACTCCAGGCTTGGGCGATAAAATTGAACTCAAAAAATCAAATTGGATTGAGCAATTTTTTGGGCTTTCGCTTTCAAATCCAAGCATGGAAAATTGGAAAGTGAAACGAGACGGGGGTGTATTTGATGCGTTTACTGGCGCAACTATTACCCCTCGTGCTATCGTTACGGCTACTTATCAAGTTTTAGAATTACTAAACGAGCCTTGCTTACTTAGCAAAACACCATGCAATTAAAGGGTTTTGATTTGTTCGTTTCTCTTATCGCCAAAAATTCACACAAAAATAAAACAGATTAATGAATAATACCGAAGTTATTCTAGCATGCTTATTTGGTTTGGTGTAAAAGTAATGAATTGAATGCCTTTTAGATGAAAATCTAGGATTGGTAATGATTAGAACCAGCAAAGTGTCTAAAGTCGATAGTTATATTATTTTAGAAAAAATATGGCATTCACATTAAATTTTAGCAAAAGAACAACAGTTTTATACGCTAATATTTGAAACAAATTTTTTACTTGATTTATTTTATAATATTCATATCTAATCCATTTATCGAAAGAGTAGATAAAGCCCAAGATTTAAACCTCTATCGTATCCTAAAATAGCGCAGTAGTAACTTCAACTTTATGGCTATATTTTTATAATGAACTTTTAAATTCTTTAAAAAATAAAGCATTGATTAATCATTTGTTACACTTCATGTTAATGTAGGTGCCAGGTGCACTTATTCCTGTCAAAACTGACAACATTAAAGTACTAGTAAATGTCTTTATAGAACGTACACAAATGATGGATATTTATCAACATGCCATTAATCAAAAATATCGATTTTTCTCTTATAGGTGTATGATGCTTCTGTAAAAAAATGATTTATTAAAATAAGTTAATCATCCTAGAGATTGAACCTATAGAAATTACTTTTACCAAATTATCAAGCTACAAATTAAGGCTAATTTTTCTAATGAAATCCAACAATTAATCCCTAGTTTAGCTTATGTTGATTGTGAACAATCATAAATCATTTGTGTACAACATGACGTATTCTCTCCTTGTGGTTCAAGTATTTTTTATGGAACAAAAATTTTTAGAAAAAGTTCGAGGTTCGAGATTTTAGTTTGCTAGCTTTAGAAAAAAAATTGGAAAGATTTTTACCAAGACGGCAGTTAAAAATATTTGCTTTCAATTTTTTCTAGTGTTGGTACAGATAAATTAAATACTTTTGCCAATTCAAGTGCACGCTTTAATCTTGCAGGTGCAGATCTGCCCATACAATTGTGTGTCAAATCACCTTCAAAGGCCTTAATCATGCCTTGCTCTAAATCTCTTTCATTAAAAGATTTACCTGTGAGTGCGCTTTGAAGTTTTAATACATCGCTTGATACATCACGCATTAAGTTTAAATATTGATTGTGTAAGTCATTAACCGTTGCGCCTTTTTCAATGGCTATCCCTGCAATGTTGGTGGTTAGAATGTAGAGATTTTTTAAAACTAATTCAAATAATAGCATTTTTTCAGAGTTAAGCGTATGGGCGGGAATATCAATCAAAGCTAAAGAATCAATTAGGATTTGTGCTTTTTTTCCATAGGTAGGGGATGAAATTAATACTTTAGAATCCATGCCTTTCTTTTTTTCAAACCAGACTGAAATCACAGTGGAATTTATAAAGTTGTGTGTTTGCCAATCACGAGGCAGGAGTTCATTTTGCATCATAACAACCCTATCTTTCCACTGTTTAGGAATAGATTGAAGTGCATTTTGTAAATCAGCTTCTGCTGTGCAAACTAAGATAAATTCTGGGCTTATAGTATTTACCAACTTATCAATATTGGTTTGTCTTGTGATGGGGTAAACAGGGTAATTATTTTTTAAAAAGGCACGAGAGAAAACACTTCCTAACTCACCAATACCTAATACAACAATGGGGTTTTTCATGCCAATATTTCAAGTAAGGTTTTGCCCATAGTTGCAGGCGTTGGAGCAATTGCGACACCGACTTTTTTTAAGGCGTTGATTTTATCGATGGCTTTACCAGTGCTAGCATTAATAACTGCACCTGCATGTCCCATACGTTTACCTTTTGGCGCACTCAGCCCTGCAATATAAGATACCACAGGTTTGGATACGTTAGATTGGATGTATTCTGCCGCTTCCTCTTCAGCTGAACCACCAATTTCACCCACCATAATAATAGACTGGGTTTGTGGGTCCATTTCAAATAGGGCTAGGCAATCAACAAAACTCATTCCTTGAATAGGGTCGCCGCCAATACCAATGCAGGTGCTTTGTCCAAGTCCAGACTGAGTGGTTTGATGTACGGCTTCGTAAGTGAGTGTACCTGAGCGTGATATGACGCCAACACTGCCATTTTGGTGAATGTTACCAGGCATAATACCTAATTTGCATTCATCGGGTGTAATGACTCCTGGGCAGTTAGGACCAATTAAAATTGAATCTGATGTTTTTAATATAGCTTTAATTTTAAGCATATCTTGTATAGGAATACCTTCGGTAATGCAAACAATCACGGGCATTTGTGCTTCAATAGCTTCAAGTATTGAGACATAAGCAAATTGAGGTGGTACGTAAATCATGCTTGCATTAGCATTTGTTGCATTCATCGCCTCTGCTACTGTGTTAAAAACAGGAAAATTTAGGTGCTTTTGCCCACCTTTGTTTGGTGTTACGCCACCGACAAATTGTGTACCATAGGTAATAGATTGTTCGGAGTGGAATGTGCCTTGTTTGCCTGTAAAGCCTTGGGTGATTACTCGTGTATTTTTATCAATTAGAACGCTCATTTAGTCAGCTTCACAATTTTTATAGCGGCTTTAGTTAAATCAGATTCTACATGAATATTAAATTTAGACTTATTAAGTAGATTTAATCCTTCTGGAGCATTAGTGCCTTCCAAACGCACTACAATTGGCAGAGTCAGGCCAACTGTTTTTATGGCTTGTAATATACCTTGTGCGATTAAATCACAGTGCACAATACCACCAAAAATATTCACCAAAATACTTTTAACATTTGTCTCAGTTTGAATTAGTTCAAAAGCTTTAGCAACCCTATCAGCAGTTGTTCCACCACCCACATCTAAAAAATTAGCAGGCGAGCCACCAAAATGCTCAATTAAATCCATTGTTGCCATTGCCAATCCTGCGCCATTCACCATGCAACCAATATTACCATCAAACAAAATGTAGTTAAGTTGATATTCACTGGCAAGTCTTTCTTTTTCATCTTCTTGTGAAATATCACGCAATTTGGCGATATCTTTATGGCGATACAGCGCATTATCATCAAAATCAATCTTGCCATCAAGTGCTAATAATTTATTTTCTTGAGTAATAATAAGTGGATTAATTTCAATCAAATTGACATCTTTTTGAGTAAAAATTTCATACAAGCTCAAAAGAGTATTGTTAAATTGTTTGGTGAGTTCAGTATTAAACCCTAGTTTTTTTGCCAAAAAGGTGCAATCTTGCACAGATAAACTGCCCAGTGGATCAATGCCAAATTTAATAATTTTATCAGGCGTTTTACTGGCAACTTTTTCAATATCCATGCCGCCCTTAGTAGAGCTCAAAACAGTAATTTTGTGTGTTTGCCTATCAATCAACAAACTAAGATATAATTCACGTTCAATATTTTGTTTCGCTTCAATTAATAACTGACCCACTGGCAATCCTTTAGCATCTGTTTGTGGCGTGATAAGTTTCGAGCCTAATAATTGATTACATACACGTTCAACTTTTTCAATACTATGGCAGAAAATAACACCACCACCCTTGCCGCGTCCCCCTGCATGGATTTGAGCTTTAACGACCCAAACATCACCCCCCAAAGCCTTGCAAACGTCGTTGATCTTGGTGGTATTATCAATAAGAATACCTTTGGGAATTTGAATGTCTCTACATCTAAATAATGTTTTAGCTTGGTATTCGTGTATGTGCATAAATAATGAGTAAAATAAAGCGTCTAACAATTTTACACACAAACTTTTTAAAAAATGGTAAATTACGCTATTAACCAATTCAAAAACGGTTTAAAACTCATTTTAGATGGTAATCCTTGTTCGATTGTGAATAATGAAATTGTTAAACCTGGTAAGGGACAAACGTTTAATCGAGTTAAATTTAAAGATTTAATTACTGGTAAAACACTGATTAAAACTTTTAAGTCTGGCGAGACTTTAGAAGGTGCTGATGTGATGGAGTTGGATTTACAATATCTTTATAATGATGGTAATACATGGAATTTTATGGATCTAGATTCATTTGAGCAATATACTATTGATAATGCTACTATGAATGATGCTAAAGGTTATTTGGTTGAGCAGGACATGTGCACGGTTACGCTTTGGAATGATAATCCTATTTCAGTTATCCCACCTAATCATGTTATTCTTGAAGTACTCAATACTGATCCAGGCTTAAAAGGCGATACTGCGGGGACAGGTGGTAAACCAGCTACAATGAACACAGGGGTTGTGGTGCAAGTGCCTCTTTTTGTTGATATTGGTGATAAAGTGAAAGTAGATACACGTACTAATGAATATGTAGGTCGTGCATAGTGGTAATTTTTTTCTTATAATATCTATGTTAGAAAATGGAATTTTTATTTAATGATTAAAGCATGCAAGGTAATATAGCGCTGATTAAAAGACAGCGAGTTATTCAAAAAATTAGACAGTTTTTTGAGCAACAAGCAGTATTAGAAGTTCAAACACCAACACTGATAAACACACCAACGAGTGATGCTTATATTGACAGTATTTCATTGAGTGTGAATGCTAATATTGGCATGCAAAACACTCAATATCTACACACTTCTCCAGAGTTAGAAATGAAAAAATTGCTGGTTCAAGGAAGCGGGGATATTTATCAAATTTGTCAAGTATTTCGTGATAACGAATACGGTGAGCATAATTCTAATGAATTTACTTTGCTTGAATACTACCGTCTTGGTTTTGATATTAATCAGTTAATGGCTGATATGGTTAATTTGTTACAAACATTAGGAATTCAAGACAAAGTGCATCAATTATCCTATGCTCAAGTTTTTAGTCAATATGCAGATATTGATGTTTTAAATACTGATTTTGATGTGCTTAAAGTAATCGCCTCGAAATTAGGCTTGAGTACTGATTTTGCATGGATTGAAGAGTTACAAATGTTGCTATTTGTGCATTTAGTTGAACCGAAATTAAAAAATATACCCCTATGTTTTATTTATGATTATCCTAAATCACAATCTGCATTTGCTAAAGTTAAAAATCAGGTAGCACACCGTTTTGAGTTGTATTTAAATGGGATTGAAGTGGCAAATGGCTATGATGAGTTGCAAACCAAGGATGAATACCAGCAAGTTTTTACGTGTGAAACTATCAAACGAAAGCAGCTTGGTAAGCCTATATCGCAGATTGGTGTGTCATTTTTATCTAAGCTTAACAAGTCTTTACCTCAATGCTCTGGTGTGGCGATAGGTATTAATCGATTATTAACACAAATTAGTTAAACTCAGATATAAAATATGGATGATTTTAATTAGTTAAAAACAAAAAACTCATGATTAAACTTATCTACCTTGTTCTTTTATTCTCTTTTCCAATACAGGCATTGCAAATTCTACAACCTATTAATGATAACCAAGCTGTCCAACAGCAATTAGAGGCACCTCAATTAAATGCACCATTGTCTGTTAAACAATTACTAACCCAATTAAAAAAATCAGCTAAGCTTGGTGATGCTAGATCACAATTTAGTTTAGCTAATATGTATCATAATGGTATTAATGTAATAGTAGACGATAAATTGGCTTTTTATTGGTATTTACAGGTGGCTGAACAAGGTTATGTAAGTGCACAATTTAATGTGGCTAATAGTTATTATTATGCTCTAGGGACTGATAAAGATTTAGAACAAGCATTGCATTGGTATAAAAAATCAGCATTATTGGGATATAGAGCAGCACAACTCAATCTTGCTAAGTTATACGATGTGGGTATTGGCGTTGATAGAGATTTAACATTAGCACAGCGTTGGTATGAAGCAGCAGCCAATCAATTTGACCCTGAAGCACAATTTTACTTAGCTGATTTTTATGAGCGTGAAGGAGATTCTAGTAAGGCGTTAGATTATTATAAAAAGTCTGCAAATCAAGGTTTTGTTAATGCACAAGTCAGATTGTCAGCATTGTATCGAATTGGTTATTTGGTCAAACAAAGTGATATTAAAGCTCTATATTGGACATTAATTGCAAGCAATCAAACAGTTAAATTGTTGAAAAAGTTATCATCCAAATCACAAAAAGTAGTGCAGAATAAGCAAGAAAAAAGTGTTATTCATCAAAGTATTATTAAGCCAATAGTTATTATTGAACCAATTATGGTAAAGACGCCACAACAGTCGACTATTAATTTAAACGAGCAACTATTTAGCAATATAGATCGTCTTATTCCCAGTCAAGATGAAATTTCTAAGTCGCTTAATTATAATACTAAATTAAATACTAATTTGGAAATATTGCTGACCAGTGTTGGGCAAAATAACCCTATTGTTCAATATAATTTAAGTGCACTTTATAGTAAGGATGGGATTGTGCGTAAAGATAATAGAGCGGCATTTATACTCATGCGCCAGTCTGCTAATCAAGGCATTATTCAATCGCAAAATATTTTAGCTATCATGTATATGAATGGTATTGGTGTACAGATAGATCACAACAAGGCTTATTATTGGGCAAACGTAACAGCACAAAAGGGCAGCCAACAAGGTAAACGTATTTTATTATATTTAATTGCTAATTTATAAATTTTTAATAATAAACAGTGTTTCAAATTTTTGCATTAGAAGATATGACACACAGTGAGGGTTCTTATGCGATAATTGTAGACATTGCTGCTTTCATAAGCTTGAAGATGAAGATACAGGTGATATTTTTTTACTGATATGATTTGGTTGCCATATAGACGAATAAAGTTGTCAATGCCTTCACTTGAGATATGTCAATAACTAGTACCAAATTGTTTAATCATTAGCCAAAATTGGGTTAATAAATTTAATTGGTTACCAAGCACGTATGTTTATCGACTTTTGTATGATTGGTACTCATTAGTGAAGATGTAGAAACTGTATATTTATTAGGTATTTCTGTACGTATCGGATGAAGATGAAATTGATTTGCATATAATTAACTGGATGAAATGATGGAAATATATACATTATTACTATTAGGATTTTTTGGCTAATGCTATCTTAGCAAGCTGGCTACATGGGTATATATTAAATACTATTTTTGTCAAATTAATTAAGGGTAAAGTATCTATTGAAGTAATTGTAGAAGCCAATGGATGCTTTAGGTAAAATTTACTTCTTTACTGATATCCGCAATTTAACAGACGATAAAATTACACATCGTTGGGGTTATAAGAATAAGGTTAAAGCTGAGATTAGTTTTAACATTAAAGGAAAACATGAACAAAATAAATATAAAAAAAGTGGTACTCGCCTATTCTGGCGGACTAGATACAAGCATTATCGTTAAATGGCTACAAGATACCTATCGGTGTGAAGTGGTTACCTTTACAGCTGATATTGGTCAAGGTGAGGAGGTAGAGCTTGCACGCACTAAGGCAAAAGCCGCGGGTGTCAAAGAGGTTTATATTGAAAATTTACGTGAAGAATTTGTACGTGATTTTGTATTTCCGATGTTTCGAGCTAATGCCATTTATGAAGGTGAATATTTATTAGGCACTTCCATTGCTCGTCCGCTTATCTCTAAGCGTTTAGTAGAAATTGCCCATCAGGAAGACGCAGATGCAATTAGCCACGGCGCAACAGGAAAAGGTAATGATCAAGTTCGTTTTGAGTTAAATGCTTATGCATTAGACGCAGATATACAAGTCATTGCGCCTTGGCGTGAATGGGATTTGTCCTCACGTGAAAGTTTAATGGACTATGCACAAAAGCACGGTATTGAAATTGATTATAAAAAACAATTAAAAAAATCCCCTTATTCAATGGATGCAAATTTATTGCATATTTCTTATGAAGGTGGTATTTTAGAAGACCCCTGGGCAGAGCCTGAAGAAGATATGTGGCGTTGGACAGTTTCACCTGAAAATGCACCTAATAAGGCAGAATATGTTGAGATTACTTTCAAAAAAGGCGGCATTATAGCCATCAATGGCAAAACAATGAGTCCCGCTTCAGTGATGGAAGATTTAAACAAACGTGCAGGTGCGCATGGCATTGGTCGTAATGATATTGTAGAAAATCGTTTTGTGGGTATGAAATCTCGTGGTTGTTATGAAACACCTGCAGGAACTGTCATGTTAAAGGCGCATCGCGCTATGGAATCACTCACCCTTGATCAAGCAGCAGCACATCTTAAGGATGAACTCATGCCCAAATATGCCGAAATGGTTTATAACGGCTTTTGGTTTGCACCAGAGCGCAAAATGCTACAAGCTGCCATTGATAATACTCAAGAAATAGTCAATGGTATTGTTCGTCTTAAGTTCTACAAAGGCAATGTCACTGTTGTAGGTCGACAATCTAAGGATAGTTTATTCAGTGAAAAAATCGCTACTTTTGAGGATGATGAAGGGGCATACAATCAAAAAGATGCAGCTGGATTTATCAAGCTTAATGCATTGCGCCTGCGACTTAAGGCATTAAAGTAGTATATGCTTTCTTGGGTTAAGAA
Proteins encoded in this window:
- the sucD gene encoding succinate--CoA ligase subunit alpha, with product MSVLIDKNTRVITQGFTGKQGTFHSEQSITYGTQFVGGVTPNKGGQKHLNFPVFNTVAEAMNATNANASMIYVPPQFAYVSILEAIEAQMPVIVCITEGIPIQDMLKIKAILKTSDSILIGPNCPGVITPDECKLGIMPGNIHQNGSVGVISRSGTLTYEAVHQTTQSGLGQSTCIGIGGDPIQGMSFVDCLALFEMDPQTQSIIMVGEIGGSAEEEAAEYIQSNVSKPVVSYIAGLSAPKGKRMGHAGAVINASTGKAIDKINALKKVGVAIAPTPATMGKTLLEILA
- a CDS encoding S-adenosylmethionine:tRNA ribosyltransferase-isomerase; protein product: MPGALIPVKTDNIKVLVNVFIERTQMMDIYQHAINQKYRFFSYRCMMLL
- the epmA gene encoding EF-P lysine aminoacylase EpmA, which translates into the protein MQGNIALIKRQRVIQKIRQFFEQQAVLEVQTPTLINTPTSDAYIDSISLSVNANIGMQNTQYLHTSPELEMKKLLVQGSGDIYQICQVFRDNEYGEHNSNEFTLLEYYRLGFDINQLMADMVNLLQTLGIQDKVHQLSYAQVFSQYADIDVLNTDFDVLKVIASKLGLSTDFAWIEELQMLLFVHLVEPKLKNIPLCFIYDYPKSQSAFAKVKNQVAHRFELYLNGIEVANGYDELQTKDEYQQVFTCETIKRKQLGKPISQIGVSFLSKLNKSLPQCSGVAIGINRLLTQIS
- the sucC gene encoding ADP-forming succinate--CoA ligase subunit beta, translating into MHIHEYQAKTLFRCRDIQIPKGILIDNTTKINDVCKALGGDVWVVKAQIHAGGRGKGGGVIFCHSIEKVERVCNQLLGSKLITPQTDAKGLPVGQLLIEAKQNIERELYLSLLIDRQTHKITVLSSTKGGMDIEKVASKTPDKIIKFGIDPLGSLSVQDCTFLAKKLGFNTELTKQFNNTLLSLYEIFTQKDVNLIEINPLIITQENKLLALDGKIDFDDNALYRHKDIAKLRDISQEDEKERLASEYQLNYILFDGNIGCMVNGAGLAMATMDLIEHFGGSPANFLDVGGGTTADRVAKAFELIQTETNVKSILVNIFGGIVHCDLIAQGILQAIKTVGLTLPIVVRLEGTNAPEGLNLLNKSKFNIHVESDLTKAAIKIVKLTK
- a CDS encoding argininosuccinate synthase, which encodes MNKINIKKVVLAYSGGLDTSIIVKWLQDTYRCEVVTFTADIGQGEEVELARTKAKAAGVKEVYIENLREEFVRDFVFPMFRANAIYEGEYLLGTSIARPLISKRLVEIAHQEDADAISHGATGKGNDQVRFELNAYALDADIQVIAPWREWDLSSRESLMDYAQKHGIEIDYKKQLKKSPYSMDANLLHISYEGGILEDPWAEPEEDMWRWTVSPENAPNKAEYVEITFKKGGIIAINGKTMSPASVMEDLNKRAGAHGIGRNDIVENRFVGMKSRGCYETPAGTVMLKAHRAMESLTLDQAAAHLKDELMPKYAEMVYNGFWFAPERKMLQAAIDNTQEIVNGIVRLKFYKGNVTVVGRQSKDSLFSEKIATFEDDEGAYNQKDAAGFIKLNALRLRLKALK
- a CDS encoding tetratricopeptide repeat protein produces the protein MIKLIYLVLLFSFPIQALQILQPINDNQAVQQQLEAPQLNAPLSVKQLLTQLKKSAKLGDARSQFSLANMYHNGINVIVDDKLAFYWYLQVAEQGYVSAQFNVANSYYYALGTDKDLEQALHWYKKSALLGYRAAQLNLAKLYDVGIGVDRDLTLAQRWYEAAANQFDPEAQFYLADFYEREGDSSKALDYYKKSANQGFVNAQVRLSALYRIGYLVKQSDIKALYWTLIASNQTVKLLKKLSSKSQKVVQNKQEKSVIHQSIIKPIVIIEPIMVKTPQQSTINLNEQLFSNIDRLIPSQDEISKSLNYNTKLNTNLEILLTSVGQNNPIVQYNLSALYSKDGIVRKDNRAAFILMRQSANQGIIQSQNILAIMYMNGIGVQIDHNKAYYWANVTAQKGSQQGKRILLYLIANL
- a CDS encoding RnfABCDGE type electron transport complex subunit D, producing MTPIFSSTSWMMRQVIYALVLGVMVAYYFFGWGILLQIALGAVTAIVVESVFIALRNRDIINSISDGSAVLTGILLAISIPSIAPWWVIVMGVSFAIIFGKQLYGGLGNNLFNPAMLGYVFLLISYPLQMSTWQVDFLSFTQALKVIFDLSNIDVISGATKLDEVKNGLSLVGSIQQLELHSPSQAWINVGFLFGGLYLFLKKVIFWQIPVAFLVGIVISSILLFVGNTDLYLPTQNHLMLGGTMLGAFFIATDPVSASTTPKGRIIYGFLIGVLIVIIRTFGGYPDGVAFAVLLINMTVPLIDSFTQPKVFGR
- the efp gene encoding elongation factor P, whose amino-acid sequence is MVNYAINQFKNGLKLILDGNPCSIVNNEIVKPGKGQTFNRVKFKDLITGKTLIKTFKSGETLEGADVMELDLQYLYNDGNTWNFMDLDSFEQYTIDNATMNDAKGYLVEQDMCTVTLWNDNPISVIPPNHVILEVLNTDPGLKGDTAGTGGKPATMNTGVVVQVPLFVDIGDKVKVDTRTNEYVGRA
- the rsxG gene encoding electron transport complex subunit RsxG, with product MLHAILKSGALLFVFTVVSVFFVSLTQTNTKDVITYNEKQLLIQRLGELVSDYSNDILADQYTKTLKLHNVTQVVNIYPAKKNHKIFSYLIEHTYPNGYNGDIRLLTGVGVDKKLLGVRVIIHKETPGLGDKIELKKSNWIEQFFGLSLSNPSMENWKVKRDGGVFDAFTGATITPRAIVTATYQVLELLNEPCLLSKTPCN